Proteins co-encoded in one Quercus robur chromosome 8, dhQueRobu3.1, whole genome shotgun sequence genomic window:
- the LOC126695133 gene encoding epidermis-specific secreted glycoprotein EP1-like, translating into MRLFSLFFLCSLFPFIAQSSVPPYATFRYVNEGEFGPYIVEYDGNYRGLSIFNSPFQLFFYNTTPNAYTLALRMATRRSESLFRWVWEANRGNPVHENATLTFGTDGNLVLADADGRVAWQTNTANKGVVGLKLLPNGNMVLHNSKGNFIWQSFDSPTDTLLVGQYLRAGSVTKLVSRTSERDNKDGPYSLVMEPKGLAFYYKSKNSLSPRPILYFFLSSHLEGSLENVTLNSTPETDEAYSYDLGIEYRSDSANLPNIGNSLSARPKYNSTLSFLRLGIDGNLRFYTYYDKVDYRAWEVTYTLFDRDSTESECQLPERCGEFGLCDNNQCVACPVSNGLLGWSKDCKPKKITSCGMNDFHYYKVEGADHFMSKFTTGNTLTENNCGKKCSEDCKCLGYFYHKETSKCWVAYDLNTLTKSSNSTHVGYIKVPNH; encoded by the coding sequence ATGCGCTTGTTTTCCCTCTTCTTCCTTTGCTCACTTTTTCCCTTCATTGCTCAATCTTCTGTTCCTCCCTATGCAACATTTAGATATGTTAATGAAGGAGAATTTGGGCCATACATTGTTGAGTACGATGGAAACTATCGTGGACTATCCATTTTCAATTCTCCATTCCAACTTTTCTTTTATAACACCACCCCTAATGCTTACACCCTCGCATTACGCATGGCTACCAGACGTTCAGAGTCACTGTTTCGTTGGGTTTGGGAAGCCAACAGAGGCAACCCAGTTCACGAAAATGCTACCCTCACTTTTGGGACTGATGGGAACCTAGTCTTGGCTGATGCTGATGGCCGAGTTGCTTGGCAAACCAATACCGCCAACAAAGGTGTGGTAGGCTTGAAATTGTTACCAAATGGTAACATGGTCCTTCATAACTCAAAGGGCAATTTTATTTGGCAGAGTTTTGACTCTCCAACAGATACACTGTTGGTTGGTCAATATTTGCGAGCTGGAAGTGTAACCAAGCTTGTAAGTCGGACTTCTGAAAGGGATAACAAAGATGGGCCTTACAGCTTAGTGATGGAGCCTAAAGGATTGGCCTTTTACTATAAGAGCAAGAATTCTCTTAGTCCTAGGCCAATTCTCTACTTCTTCTTATCTTCTCATTTGGAGGGCTCCTTAGAAAATGTGACACTAAATTCTACCCCAGAAACCGATGAGGCCTATTCTTATGATCTAGGCATAGAGTACCGTTCGGACTCGGCCAACCTACCAAATATTGGAAACAGCCTTTCGGCTAGGCCCAAATACAATAGCACATTATCTTTTCTTCGTCTTGGCATTGATGGTAATCTTAGGTTCTATACTTACTATGATAAGGTAGATTACCGTGCTTGGGAAGTTACATACACTCTATTTGATAGAGACTCGACTGAGAGTGAGTGCCAATTGCCTGAGCGTTGTGGGGAATTTGGGCTTTGTGATAACAACCAGTGTGTTGCCTGCCCAGTGTCAAATGGGTTATTGGGTTGGAGTAAGGACTGCAAGCCCAAAAAGATTACATCTTGTGGAATGAATGATTTTCACTATTACAAAGTTGAAGGTGCTGACCATTTCATGAGCAAATTCACCACCGGAAATACCCTTACAGAAAATAACTGTGGCAAAAAGTGTTCAGAGGACTgcaagtgtttgggctattttTACCACAAGGAGACCTCCAAATGTTGGGTCGCTTATGATCTCAACACCCTAACAAAATCCTCCAATTCTACGCATGTGGGTTATATTAAGGTACCAAATCACTAA